The following are encoded together in the Kineosporiaceae bacterium genome:
- a CDS encoding replication-relaxation family protein has product MSSSTYVTAAYVHKLRLSLTERDWDVIRTLRSVRLGSSQQLQTLHYAGVSTRRARASLTALAGKRVLATIPGSVGGAQAGSKGRVYGLDVAGARLAGIDAGARGVRPWGRGKAFLAHTLAVTDLYVALTTATRQTDLELMSFTGEPLCWRPIPGPLQPNVIKPDAHLIVRTHGYTDHWFVEIDMGTEAPVVVARKCQVYRRYWLSGSEQVRTGLFPLVLWLAPDEARVAQLRSAISKLPVEARQLFVVALQSEATARLKQGAA; this is encoded by the coding sequence ATGAGTTCATCCACTTACGTCACCGCCGCCTACGTGCACAAGCTACGACTCAGCCTGACGGAGCGGGACTGGGACGTGATCCGCACACTGCGGAGTGTCCGTCTGGGGAGCAGTCAGCAGCTGCAGACACTGCACTACGCGGGAGTTTCAACCCGTCGGGCTCGGGCATCGCTGACCGCATTGGCTGGCAAGCGTGTCCTGGCGACGATTCCCGGTAGCGTCGGCGGGGCCCAGGCGGGGTCGAAGGGCCGCGTGTACGGCCTGGACGTGGCGGGGGCCCGGTTGGCCGGGATCGACGCCGGAGCGCGTGGGGTGCGGCCGTGGGGTCGGGGGAAGGCGTTTCTGGCGCACACGTTGGCCGTGACCGATCTGTACGTCGCGCTCACGACGGCGACCCGACAGACCGATCTTGAGTTGATGAGCTTCACCGGGGAGCCCCTCTGCTGGCGGCCGATCCCGGGACCATTGCAGCCGAACGTGATCAAGCCCGACGCCCATCTCATCGTGCGGACCCACGGCTACACCGATCACTGGTTCGTCGAGATCGACATGGGTACCGAGGCGCCGGTGGTGGTGGCCCGCAAGTGCCAGGTCTACCGCCGGTACTGGCTGAGCGGCAGTGAGCAGGTGCGCACGGGCCTGTTCCCACTCGTGCTGTGGCTGGCACCCGACGAGGCGCGGGTGGCCCAACTGCGGTCGGCTATCTCGAAGCTGCCTGTGGAGGCGCGTCAGCTCTTCGTCGTGGCGCTCCAGTCCGAGGCGACCGCGCGGCTCAAGCAGGGGGCCGCCTAG
- a CDS encoding helix-turn-helix transcriptional regulator encodes MNDEVVRLGAYVQQLRSARNLSMRGLAAKAGVDFSYISRIEKGLVGAPTARQLYKIARALDIEVADLYSEAGFVDPHGLPGFVPYLRTKYNLPDEAIQQLQAHFDLINDKYHPAKTDGDAENADA; translated from the coding sequence GTGAATGACGAGGTCGTCAGACTCGGTGCCTACGTGCAACAACTTCGGTCTGCGCGCAACCTGTCCATGCGTGGATTGGCGGCCAAGGCGGGCGTGGATTTCTCGTACATCTCGCGCATCGAGAAGGGACTTGTCGGAGCACCAACCGCCCGACAGCTGTACAAGATCGCGCGGGCGCTCGATATCGAGGTGGCCGACCTCTACTCCGAAGCTGGCTTCGTCGATCCCCACGGACTGCCGGGCTTCGTGCCGTACCTGCGCACGAAGTACAACCTGCCCGACGAGGCGATCCAGCAGCTCCAGGCGCACTTCGATCTGATCAACGACAAGTACCACCCCGCCAAGACCGATGGGGATGCGGAGAACGCGGATGCGTAG
- a CDS encoding ImmA/IrrE family metallo-endopeptidase, which translates to MRSALAAIRDLVPLRRLSKAEALDAAEAQAEALLRWLEVSGPPVPEDLIASLPHLQVERFQPDAAASRCNASAATQWSRGRWLIIINGATRIGRQRWSLAHELKHILDHPLETIVYAKDAAELREQAADYFAGCLLVPRRWLRAAWRSGIHDASVLARRFGVTRRAIRIRLLQTGLVDAKSHYIVKERDMNEALIDTAPAVANSPTPTKRAVIYLRVSTAKQADKDEDAEGYSLPAQREACLRRAEALGAEVV; encoded by the coding sequence ATGCGTAGCGCACTCGCAGCCATCCGGGACTTGGTGCCGCTGCGCCGCCTGTCGAAGGCCGAGGCGCTCGATGCGGCCGAAGCTCAGGCTGAGGCGTTGCTGCGATGGCTGGAAGTGAGCGGGCCGCCGGTACCTGAGGACCTGATCGCCAGCCTGCCCCACCTGCAGGTCGAACGATTCCAACCGGACGCGGCAGCCTCCCGCTGCAACGCATCGGCCGCCACGCAATGGAGCCGGGGACGTTGGCTGATCATCATCAACGGCGCAACCCGGATCGGGAGACAGCGCTGGAGCCTGGCACACGAGCTGAAACACATCCTTGATCACCCGCTGGAGACGATCGTCTACGCCAAGGACGCCGCGGAGCTGCGCGAACAGGCAGCCGACTACTTCGCGGGCTGCCTGCTAGTACCTCGCCGCTGGCTGCGCGCCGCCTGGCGCTCGGGCATCCACGACGCCTCGGTGCTGGCCCGCCGGTTCGGTGTGACCAGACGAGCCATCCGCATCCGCCTGCTTCAGACAGGACTGGTGGACGCGAAATCCCACTACATCGTGAAGGAGCGTGACATGAATGAAGCCTTGATCGACACCGCCCCGGCGGTGGCCAACAGCCCCACCCCAACCAAGCGAGCCGTCATCTACCTGCGGGTATCCACGGCCAAGCAGGCCGACAAGGACGAGGACGCTGAGGGGTACTCGCTGCCTGCGCAACGCGAGGCCTGCCTGCGTCGGGCAGAGGCGCTCGGCGCCGAGGTCGTTTGA
- a CDS encoding type IV toxin-antitoxin system AbiEi family antitoxin domain-containing protein — protein sequence MITAAQARALGVTRVEISRLVADGALEPVPAAARVYRLAGAPVDPDRDPVRALWLQLGAARPTEDRRRSPDAVVAARSAALVLGLGDLAADVHDVYVTRRRQLRRRDIRLRVRALPRADWQVTDGLPVCTVPRIVSDLMSTHEEGEALATICRDALTLGLSDHTRLADVIAVHAAAYGAAPPQVLVASLLGPAQGDLSAH from the coding sequence ATGATCACTGCCGCTCAAGCCCGAGCACTGGGGGTGACGCGGGTAGAGATCAGCCGGCTCGTCGCTGACGGTGCGCTCGAGCCCGTCCCCGCCGCGGCCCGGGTCTACCGGCTGGCAGGTGCCCCGGTCGACCCTGACCGTGACCCGGTCCGCGCGCTGTGGCTACAGCTGGGCGCCGCCCGTCCCACCGAGGATCGTCGCCGCTCTCCCGACGCGGTCGTCGCGGCCCGGTCAGCGGCACTGGTCCTGGGCCTGGGCGACCTGGCCGCCGACGTCCACGACGTCTACGTCACCCGGCGGCGGCAACTACGCCGCCGCGACATCCGGCTCCGGGTCCGTGCACTGCCCCGCGCGGACTGGCAAGTCACCGACGGCCTGCCGGTCTGTACCGTGCCCCGGATCGTGTCCGACCTGATGTCCACCCACGAAGAGGGTGAAGCCCTCGCCACGATCTGCCGGGACGCACTCACCCTGGGACTGAGCGACCACACCCGCCTGGCCGACGTCATCGCCGTCCACGCCGCCGCCTACGGCGCCGCGCCTCCCCAGGTCCTCGTCGCGTCCCTGCTCGGTCCGGCCCAGGGAGACCTGAGTGCCCACTGA
- a CDS encoding Fic family protein yields MLSFTVLERSIGVVPSHVVTTLSRIDTGRGREDLFRNQLPTLLTDLSHRARVESITASSALEGVVVADRVRAAQIIAGRAPALRNRSEQEFAGYRAALDYLFTENWRPLNVGLLLHLHMLLFSHTPGGGGGFKSSDNLVVDRSPDGTIEVRFVPVPANRTPYYTAELVERFNAARRAQEHHPLLLIGLFALDLLTIHPFSDGNGRVVRALTNALLEDAGYGVGRYVSIEQLIAQTAAAYYQSLLDSTHGWHQEQNDPWPWLRYFVGVTAQAYDAFEQRATSDRSTGTKQQRVRDYVLEHAPAVFRISDIRIALPGVSDQTIRLALERMKNDQLIAVDGTGRSASWHRHSNPSMP; encoded by the coding sequence GTGCTGTCCTTCACTGTGCTCGAACGATCCATCGGCGTTGTTCCATCCCACGTCGTGACCACCCTGAGTCGCATCGACACAGGGCGCGGCCGTGAGGATCTCTTTCGGAACCAACTCCCCACCCTGCTGACCGACCTGTCCCATCGGGCGCGGGTCGAGTCGATCACCGCTTCGTCAGCGCTCGAGGGTGTCGTCGTCGCTGACCGAGTCCGGGCAGCGCAGATCATCGCCGGGAGAGCGCCGGCTCTGCGGAACCGCAGCGAGCAGGAGTTCGCCGGATATCGGGCCGCTCTGGACTACCTGTTCACGGAGAACTGGCGCCCATTGAACGTCGGGCTGCTGCTCCACCTGCACATGCTGCTGTTCTCCCACACGCCCGGCGGTGGTGGAGGCTTCAAGAGCAGCGACAACCTCGTCGTGGATCGCTCACCCGACGGGACCATCGAGGTCCGTTTCGTACCGGTACCCGCGAATCGGACGCCGTACTACACCGCCGAACTCGTCGAACGCTTCAACGCCGCTCGACGGGCACAGGAACACCATCCCCTGCTCCTGATCGGCCTGTTCGCCCTCGACCTGCTCACCATCCACCCGTTCAGCGACGGGAACGGCCGGGTGGTGCGCGCCCTGACCAATGCCTTGCTCGAGGATGCCGGATACGGTGTCGGCAGGTACGTCTCCATCGAGCAACTCATAGCCCAGACCGCAGCGGCGTACTACCAATCGCTCCTGGACTCCACCCACGGCTGGCACCAGGAACAGAACGACCCGTGGCCGTGGTTGCGCTACTTCGTGGGCGTGACAGCACAGGCCTACGACGCCTTCGAGCAACGTGCCACATCCGACCGATCGACAGGCACCAAACAGCAACGCGTGCGCGACTATGTCCTCGAGCACGCGCCTGCGGTATTCCGCATCTCCGACATCCGGATCGCCCTACCGGGAGTGTCCGACCAGACCATTCGCCTGGCGTTGGAGCGGATGAAGAACGACCAACTCATCGCCGTCGACGGCACTGGCCGCTCAGCCTCCTGGCACAGACACTCGAACCCTTCAATGCCGTGA